A window from Salmo trutta chromosome 29, fSalTru1.1, whole genome shotgun sequence encodes these proteins:
- the LOC115167525 gene encoding cyclic AMP-responsive element-binding protein 3-like protein 1 isoform X2 — protein sequence MDTILDNFAPDKLFPSANLLDLEDLNEGDFLNNVHFSEQMEDFSNELFSSFFDDHLLADRDPLLDMEMDPPNPDIQQEHSYSLSGDSAPQSPSMSIKMDEEAEFEGMWSFSQDLTAILVKQEPDQQAEPSSTVPSMENSCFQPLNLAPPPHRSSSGDTGSKELNLNPTPAIKDEPREVNQFLNIPSDDQLQLPPTPPSSHGSDSDGSQSPHSMPPSSPARLQARSSAAISSSPLLTAPHKLQGTSGPLMLTEEEKRTLIAEGYPVPNKLPLTKTEEKALKRVRRKIKNKISAQESRRKKKEYVECLEKKVENYTSENSDLWKKVETLESANRTLLQQLQKLQALVTGKVPQSYKMASTQTGTCLMVVALCFFLVLGSLVPCLPELSSLSHTVKSSSPLPSADVYTASQVRSRSLLFYDESSSLEDGHGGFLKMEGDGSEGAPLDYTEDRSAHDSHGGEHENTKYLSKAHSDPVDYNRTGAQFLQEEPQYHKM from the exons CACTTCTCGGAGCAGATGGAGGACTTCTCCAACGAGCTGTTCAGCAGCTTCTTTGATGACCACCTCCTGGCCGACAGGGACCCACTGCTGGACATGGAGATGGACCCACCCAACCCTGACATCCAGCAAGAACACAGCTACTCCCTGAGCGGAGACTCTGCCCCCCAGAGCCCCTCCATGTCCATCAAAATGGATGAGGAAGCAG AGTTTGAAGGAATGTGGTCCTTCAGCCAGGACCTGACGGCCATCTTGGTAAAGCAGGAGCCTGATCAGCAGGCAGAGCCTTCCTCTACAGTCCCCTCCATGGAGAACTCCTGCTTCCAGCCTCTCAACCTCGCCCCACCACCTCACAGGAGCTCATCGGGGGACACA GGCTCCAAAGAGTTGAACCTCAACCCCACACCTGCTATCAAAGATGAACCCAGAGAGGTCAACCAATTCCTCAACATCCCTTCAG atgatcaGCTTCagctcccccccacccctcccagcAGCCATGGCAGTGACAGTGATGGATCCCAGAGCCCCCACTCCATGCCCCCTTCCAGCCCAGCCCGCCTACAGGCCCGCTCCTCCGCTGCCAtatcctcctcacccctccttacCGCCCCACAC AAGCTACAGGGCACTTCAGGGCCCCTGATGctgacagaggaggagaaacgCACCCTGATCGCTGAAGGTTACCCCGTACCCAACAAGCTGCCCCTCACCAAGACCGAGGAGAAGGCACTGAAGAGGGTTCGcaggaaaataaaaaataag ATATCTGCCCAGGAGAGTCGCAGGAAGAAGAAGGAGTACGTGGAGTGCCTGGAGAAAAA GGTGGAGAACTACACGTCTGAGAACAGTGACCTGTGGAAGAAGGTGGAAACACTGGAGAGTGCTAACAG aACTCTACTCCAGCAGCTCCAGAAACTCCAGGCCCTGGTCACAGGAAAAGTGCCCCAATCCTACAAAATGGCCTCAACACAAACAGGAACATGCCTTATG GTGGTGGCGCTGTGCTTTTTCCTGGTGCTGGGCTCCCTTGTGCCTTGTCTGCCTGAGCTCTCCTCCCTGTCCCATACTGTGAAGTCCTCCTCGCCCCTCCCCTCGGCTGATGTCTACACAGCCAGCCAGG TCCGCTCCCGCAGCCTACTCTTCTACGACGAGAGCTCCTCGTTGGAGGACGGTCACGGGGGCTTCCTGAAGATGGAGGGGGACGGCTCGGAGGGGGCGCCCCTCGACTACACCGAGGACCGGTCGGCACATGACAGCCACGGAGGCGAACACGAGAACACCAAGTACCTCAGCAAGGCTCACTCCGATCCGGTGGACTACAACAGGACCGGCGCCCAGTTCCTCCAAGAAGAGCCGCAGTACCACAAAATGTAA
- the LOC115167525 gene encoding cyclic AMP-responsive element-binding protein 3-like protein 1 isoform X1, which produces MDTILDNFAPDKLFPSANLLDLEDLNEGDFLNNVHFSEQMEDFSNELFSSFFDDHLLADRDPLLDMEMDPPNPDIQQEHSYSLSGDSAPQSPSMSIKMDEEAEFEGMWSFSQDLTAILVKQEPDQQAEPSSTVPSMENSCFQPLNLAPPPHRSSSGDTGSKELNLNPTPAIKDEPREVNQFLNIPSDDQLQLPPTPPSSHGSDSDGSQSPHSMPPSSPARLQARSSAAISSSPLLTAPHKLQGTSGPLMLTEEEKRTLIAEGYPVPNKLPLTKTEEKALKRVRRKIKNKISAQESRRKKKEYVECLEKKVENYTSENSDLWKKVETLESANRTLLQQLQKLQALVTGKVPQSYKMASTQTGTCLMVVALCFFLVLGSLVPCLPELSSLSHTVKSSSPLPSADVYTASQVRSRSLLFYDESSSLEDGHGGFLKMEGDGSEGAPLDYTEDRSAHDSHGGEHENTKYLSKAHSDPVDYNRTGAQFLQEEPQYHKIEPNPEGGEEYF; this is translated from the exons CACTTCTCGGAGCAGATGGAGGACTTCTCCAACGAGCTGTTCAGCAGCTTCTTTGATGACCACCTCCTGGCCGACAGGGACCCACTGCTGGACATGGAGATGGACCCACCCAACCCTGACATCCAGCAAGAACACAGCTACTCCCTGAGCGGAGACTCTGCCCCCCAGAGCCCCTCCATGTCCATCAAAATGGATGAGGAAGCAG AGTTTGAAGGAATGTGGTCCTTCAGCCAGGACCTGACGGCCATCTTGGTAAAGCAGGAGCCTGATCAGCAGGCAGAGCCTTCCTCTACAGTCCCCTCCATGGAGAACTCCTGCTTCCAGCCTCTCAACCTCGCCCCACCACCTCACAGGAGCTCATCGGGGGACACA GGCTCCAAAGAGTTGAACCTCAACCCCACACCTGCTATCAAAGATGAACCCAGAGAGGTCAACCAATTCCTCAACATCCCTTCAG atgatcaGCTTCagctcccccccacccctcccagcAGCCATGGCAGTGACAGTGATGGATCCCAGAGCCCCCACTCCATGCCCCCTTCCAGCCCAGCCCGCCTACAGGCCCGCTCCTCCGCTGCCAtatcctcctcacccctccttacCGCCCCACAC AAGCTACAGGGCACTTCAGGGCCCCTGATGctgacagaggaggagaaacgCACCCTGATCGCTGAAGGTTACCCCGTACCCAACAAGCTGCCCCTCACCAAGACCGAGGAGAAGGCACTGAAGAGGGTTCGcaggaaaataaaaaataag ATATCTGCCCAGGAGAGTCGCAGGAAGAAGAAGGAGTACGTGGAGTGCCTGGAGAAAAA GGTGGAGAACTACACGTCTGAGAACAGTGACCTGTGGAAGAAGGTGGAAACACTGGAGAGTGCTAACAG aACTCTACTCCAGCAGCTCCAGAAACTCCAGGCCCTGGTCACAGGAAAAGTGCCCCAATCCTACAAAATGGCCTCAACACAAACAGGAACATGCCTTATG GTGGTGGCGCTGTGCTTTTTCCTGGTGCTGGGCTCCCTTGTGCCTTGTCTGCCTGAGCTCTCCTCCCTGTCCCATACTGTGAAGTCCTCCTCGCCCCTCCCCTCGGCTGATGTCTACACAGCCAGCCAGG TCCGCTCCCGCAGCCTACTCTTCTACGACGAGAGCTCCTCGTTGGAGGACGGTCACGGGGGCTTCCTGAAGATGGAGGGGGACGGCTCGGAGGGGGCGCCCCTCGACTACACCGAGGACCGGTCGGCACATGACAGCCACGGAGGCGAACACGAGAACACCAAGTACCTCAGCAAGGCTCACTCCGATCCGGTGGACTACAACAGGACCGGCGCCCAGTTCCTCCAAGAAGAGCCGCAGTACCACAAAAT AGAGCCAAAcccagaaggaggagaggagtactTTTAA